In Synechococcus sp. MU1643, a single window of DNA contains:
- a CDS encoding circularly permuted type 2 ATP-grasp protein — translation MFTDYKPTVGFDEYFCSETERPRDDLATLLTSLGQLGLPELNRSHASASQLLRRLGATFRLNDSGLKGSERILPFDPLPRLIGRSDWITLERGLLQRLEAIDCFLADIYGPQQILNDGVIPREDVESSSGWRPQMQGISLPLNRWCHISGLDLIRDGNGTWRVLEDNLRCPSGVAYFLENRRVMKRLFPGLFEGRAVQPIDAYPSHLLRTLQDLAPWSDSPRVAILTPGVFNSAYFEHSYLAQQMGIALVEGRDLVCEDGRVWMRSTSGLEPVDVIYRRIDDDFLDPTVFRKDSMLGVPGIIDVLRQGRVAIANAPGTGVADDKLIYAHVPGMIRYYLDEEPIIENVPTYLCARPDDQSYVLEHLEQLVVKSVAEAGGYGMLIGPQASRSELADFDTKIRENPRNFIAQPTLQLSTVPSLSDGELYPCHVDLRPYVLRGASNWVSPGGLTRVALKRGSLVVNSSQGGGCKDTWIVDDQRIAAPQPKEAVPC, via the coding sequence ATGTTCACCGACTACAAACCCACGGTCGGCTTCGACGAATATTTCTGCAGTGAAACGGAGAGACCTCGCGACGATCTGGCCACTCTGCTCACATCACTGGGGCAGCTGGGATTACCCGAGCTCAACCGCAGCCATGCCTCGGCCAGCCAGCTGCTGCGTCGCCTCGGCGCCACCTTCCGCTTGAACGATTCCGGGCTCAAGGGCAGTGAACGGATTCTTCCTTTCGATCCCTTGCCCCGACTGATCGGCCGCAGCGACTGGATCACCCTGGAGCGGGGACTACTGCAACGCCTGGAAGCCATCGACTGCTTCCTCGCCGACATCTACGGCCCCCAGCAGATCCTCAACGACGGTGTGATCCCGCGTGAAGACGTGGAAAGTTCCTCCGGTTGGCGACCTCAGATGCAGGGCATCAGTCTGCCCCTCAACCGCTGGTGCCACATCTCCGGGCTCGACCTGATTCGCGACGGCAATGGCACCTGGCGTGTCCTTGAAGACAACCTGCGCTGTCCATCGGGGGTGGCCTATTTCCTCGAGAATCGTCGGGTGATGAAAAGGTTGTTCCCTGGCCTGTTCGAGGGCCGTGCCGTTCAACCGATCGACGCCTATCCCTCCCATCTGCTGCGCACCCTTCAGGACCTGGCGCCCTGGAGTGACAGCCCCCGCGTGGCAATCCTGACGCCCGGGGTGTTCAACAGCGCCTATTTCGAGCACAGCTATCTGGCCCAGCAGATGGGCATTGCACTGGTGGAGGGACGCGACCTGGTCTGCGAAGACGGCCGGGTGTGGATGCGCAGCACCAGTGGCCTCGAACCCGTGGATGTGATCTACCGCCGCATCGACGATGATTTTCTTGATCCCACCGTGTTCCGCAAGGACTCAATGCTTGGGGTGCCGGGAATAATCGATGTGCTGCGGCAAGGACGGGTCGCCATCGCCAATGCTCCTGGCACCGGCGTCGCCGACGACAAGCTGATCTATGCCCATGTGCCGGGAATGATCCGCTACTACCTCGATGAGGAGCCGATCATCGAGAACGTTCCCACCTATCTCTGTGCCCGGCCAGACGATCAGAGCTATGTGCTCGAACACCTCGAGCAACTAGTAGTGAAATCAGTGGCGGAAGCCGGGGGCTACGGAATGCTGATCGGCCCCCAGGCCAGCCGATCGGAACTGGCTGACTTCGACACCAAGATCCGTGAAAATCCCCGCAATTTCATCGCACAGCCCACGCTGCAGCTCTCCACCGTGCCATCCCTTAGTGACGGTGAGCTCTACCCCTGCCACGTGGATCTGCGCCCTTATGTGCTGCGCGGCGCCAGCAACTGGGTGAGCCCAGGGGGGCTGACGCGGGTGGCCCTCAAGCGGGGCTCACTGGTGGTGAATTCATCCCAGGGGGGCGGTTGCAAGGACACCTGGATCGTCGACGACCAACGGATAGCAGCACCGCAGCCAAAGGAGGCTGTGCCGTGTTGA
- a CDS encoding alpha-E domain-containing protein, which translates to MLSRVADSLYWINRYLERAENISRFLEVSEAMALDCPPGSAEPWLPLVEVTGDRHRFDTAYPDATPKQVVRFLLLDRSNPNSIVSCIAMARENARQIRDVITTEMWEQINDLHWTLQDDEDIWREPVQEQLRIIRRGCQLMYGITDTTLSRDLSWLFSQLGRLIERADKTSRILDVKYFLLLPSPEEVGGVLDELQWITLLRTAGAYQMYRQSVQQAISPAAVARFLLLDPSFPRSVRYCLQGISDTLQQIQQHPSQDTPDDLDCLRGQLLARWSYVRIDNLIEAGLHEAIDQLQQDLNQLHSLIQTRYFTSADLSSVPTDPACALSSFTA; encoded by the coding sequence GTGTTGAGTCGCGTCGCCGATTCGCTCTACTGGATCAATCGCTATCTGGAACGCGCCGAAAACATCTCGCGTTTTCTGGAAGTGAGCGAAGCGATGGCGTTGGACTGTCCTCCGGGCAGCGCCGAGCCATGGCTGCCCTTGGTGGAGGTGACGGGGGATCGCCACCGCTTTGATACGGCCTATCCCGATGCCACGCCGAAACAGGTGGTGCGCTTCCTCCTACTAGACCGCAGCAATCCCAACAGCATCGTGAGTTGCATTGCGATGGCCCGGGAAAACGCACGGCAGATCAGGGATGTAATCACCACGGAGATGTGGGAGCAGATCAATGATCTGCACTGGACCCTGCAGGACGACGAAGACATCTGGCGGGAACCGGTGCAGGAGCAACTGCGGATCATTCGGCGTGGCTGCCAGCTCATGTACGGGATCACCGACACCACCCTGAGCCGTGATCTGAGCTGGCTGTTCAGTCAGCTGGGACGTCTGATCGAACGCGCCGACAAAACCTCCCGCATCCTCGACGTCAAATACTTCCTGCTGCTGCCCTCCCCCGAGGAGGTGGGCGGCGTGCTGGATGAACTGCAGTGGATCACCCTGCTGCGCACAGCGGGCGCTTATCAGATGTACCGACAGAGCGTGCAGCAAGCGATCAGCCCTGCAGCGGTGGCCCGCTTTTTGCTGCTGGATCCCAGCTTTCCTCGGTCGGTGCGGTATTGCCTCCAGGGCATCAGCGACACCTTGCAACAAATCCAGCAGCACCCGAGCCAAGACACCCCAGATGACCTCGACTGCTTGCGCGGACAGCTCCTGGCCCGCTGGAGCTATGTGCGGATCGACAACTTGATCGAGGCCGGTCTGCATGAAGCCATTGACCAGCTTCAGCAGGACCTCAATCAACTCCACAGCCTGATCCAGACCCGCTACTTCACCAGCGCCGACCTCAGTTCCGTTCCCACCGATCCCGCATGCGCGCTCTCATCGTTCACCGCCTGA
- a CDS encoding MFS transporter gives MLGDLWSFQGRYRTLHLTWIAFFLTFVVWFNLAPLATTVKADLGLTVGQIRTVAICNVALTIPARVLIGMLLDKFGPRITYSSILVFSAIPCLLFAFAQDFNQLVVARLLLSIVGAGFVIGIRMVAEWFPPKEIGLAEGIYGGWGNFGSAFSALTMVALAGLLSFSGGFELPTGAVLNWRGAIALTGIISALYGFFYFFNVTDTPPGKTYQRPAKTAGLEVTSMRDFWGLLGMNVPFAAILCVLCWRLTKVGFLTAATYPLALGAVALWFAFQTWGIIRTNRDLILGNKVYPKEDRYEFRQVAILELTYIVNFGSELAVVSMLPTFFETTFDLPKATAGILASCFAFVNLVARPAGGLISDRVGSRKNTMGFLTAGLGVGYLVMSMIKPGTFTGTTGIAVAVVITMLASFFVQSGEGATFALVPLVKRRVTGQVAGLVGAYGNVGAVTYLTIFSLLPMWMGGGGEPTPEVIAASNSAFFQILGVAGLIVAFFCFFFLKEPKGSFADLHEGETA, from the coding sequence ATGCTTGGCGACCTTTGGTCGTTCCAGGGCAGGTACCGAACCCTTCACCTGACCTGGATCGCCTTCTTCCTGACCTTCGTGGTCTGGTTCAACCTGGCCCCTTTGGCCACCACCGTGAAAGCGGATCTCGGACTGACCGTTGGTCAGATCCGCACCGTGGCCATCTGCAACGTGGCCCTCACCATCCCAGCGCGCGTGCTGATCGGCATGCTGCTGGACAAATTCGGACCCCGGATCACCTACTCCTCGATCTTGGTGTTCTCGGCGATTCCATGCCTGCTGTTTGCCTTCGCTCAGGACTTCAACCAGCTGGTGGTGGCCCGTCTGTTGCTCTCCATCGTCGGCGCTGGCTTCGTGATCGGCATCCGCATGGTGGCCGAGTGGTTCCCGCCCAAGGAAATCGGCCTGGCTGAAGGCATCTACGGCGGGTGGGGCAACTTCGGCTCCGCCTTCTCCGCCCTCACCATGGTTGCCCTCGCAGGCTTACTCTCATTCTCCGGCGGCTTCGAACTGCCCACCGGCGCTGTTCTGAACTGGCGCGGTGCCATCGCTCTGACCGGCATCATTTCAGCCCTCTACGGCTTCTTCTACTTCTTCAACGTCACCGACACCCCCCCCGGCAAGACGTATCAGCGCCCTGCCAAGACCGCAGGCCTGGAAGTCACCTCCATGCGCGACTTCTGGGGTCTGCTGGGCATGAACGTGCCCTTCGCAGCCATCCTCTGCGTGCTCTGCTGGCGCCTCACGAAGGTTGGCTTCCTCACCGCTGCCACCTACCCGCTGGCCCTCGGTGCAGTCGCTCTCTGGTTTGCCTTCCAAACCTGGGGAATCATTCGCACCAACCGCGACCTGATCCTCGGCAATAAGGTCTATCCCAAGGAAGATCGCTACGAGTTCCGCCAGGTGGCGATCCTCGAGCTCACCTACATCGTGAACTTCGGCTCCGAACTGGCCGTGGTTTCGATGCTGCCAACCTTCTTTGAAACCACCTTCGATCTGCCGAAGGCCACCGCCGGAATCCTGGCGTCCTGCTTCGCTTTTGTGAACCTGGTCGCCCGCCCTGCCGGTGGTCTGATCTCAGACCGCGTCGGCAGCCGCAAGAACACCATGGGCTTCCTCACCGCCGGTCTCGGCGTGGGCTACCTGGTGATGAGCATGATCAAGCCGGGCACTTTCACCGGCACCACCGGAATTGCCGTTGCCGTGGTGATCACCATGCTCGCCTCCTTCTTCGTGCAGTCCGGTGAAGGCGCCACCTTCGCGCTGGTGCCCCTGGTCAAACGTCGCGTCACCGGTCAGGTGGCCGGCCTGGTGGGTGCCTACGGCAACGTTGGTGCTGTGACCTACCTGACCATCTTCAGCCTCCTGCCGATGTGGATGGGCGGCGGCGGCGAACCCACCCCCGAGGTGATCGCGGCTTCCAACAGTGCCTTCTTCCAGATCCTGGGCGTGGCCGGTCTGATCGTGGCCTTCTTCTGCTTCTTCTTCCTGAAGGAGCCCAAGGGGTCCTTTGCAGACCTGCACGAAGGCGAAACCGCCTAA
- a CDS encoding aspartate carbamoyltransferase: MAQVKSADVDASSVQIRFEPMGPDVYGQNQPQELLAAIAEDVEPLKDLVDQHVVSIQPFRPEALLQVFRLAAKFESNPDRYCRHNTPLTGKILINAFYEPSTRTRLSFDSAWHRLGGTSINITDRATTGIAKGESLEDVAHMFNNYGDCVVLRDSDPGAVYAMTSTLRIPIINAGNGIDEHPTQAMADLYTIFKWRPQLAELDVAPADRIRIGIVGIPSRMRTVRSLLRILAKFPQTVDEVVVIHAPGLEPDQPLFDPGQLGELEACGMKVRSSTDLQAEVPDLDVVYINAIAWVGDSYEVHGGGFRLTRDMPFKPEAIVLHPLARGAELSTCLDDTPHNWYFSQARGAVFLRMALLTCMVDRAERVMDVI; this comes from the coding sequence ATGGCACAGGTCAAATCAGCAGATGTGGACGCGTCGTCGGTCCAGATTCGGTTTGAGCCGATGGGGCCCGATGTCTACGGGCAGAACCAACCTCAGGAGCTGTTGGCTGCGATTGCCGAAGACGTTGAGCCTTTGAAGGATTTGGTGGATCAGCACGTGGTGTCGATCCAACCGTTTCGCCCCGAGGCTTTGTTGCAGGTGTTTCGCCTGGCGGCGAAGTTTGAGAGCAATCCAGATCGCTATTGCCGTCACAACACGCCACTTACCGGCAAGATTCTGATCAACGCGTTTTACGAACCAAGCACCCGCACCCGGCTGTCTTTTGACAGTGCCTGGCACCGACTCGGCGGTACCTCCATCAACATCACCGACAGGGCCACCACAGGGATTGCCAAGGGCGAGTCTCTCGAAGATGTCGCCCATATGTTCAACAACTATGGCGATTGTGTGGTGCTTCGGGATAGCGATCCCGGTGCCGTTTATGCAATGACGTCCACCCTTCGGATCCCGATCATCAACGCCGGAAATGGGATCGATGAGCATCCCACTCAGGCGATGGCCGATCTCTACACAATCTTCAAGTGGCGGCCCCAGCTCGCTGAGTTGGATGTGGCACCCGCAGATCGGATTCGCATTGGGATCGTCGGGATTCCCTCGCGGATGCGAACGGTTCGCTCCCTGTTGAGGATCCTGGCCAAATTCCCGCAGACGGTGGACGAGGTGGTGGTGATTCACGCCCCCGGGTTGGAGCCGGATCAGCCGCTGTTCGATCCAGGACAGTTGGGGGAGCTTGAAGCATGTGGGATGAAAGTGCGCTCCAGCACCGATCTGCAGGCTGAAGTGCCCGACTTGGATGTCGTTTACATCAACGCCATCGCCTGGGTGGGCGATTCCTATGAAGTGCACGGCGGAGGATTTCGCCTCACCCGCGACATGCCATTCAAACCGGAGGCGATTGTGCTCCATCCCTTGGCGCGGGGAGCGGAACTCAGCACCTGCCTGGATGACACGCCCCACAACTGGTATTTCAGTCAGGCAAGGGGAGCCGTGTTCCTGCGGATGGCCCTGCTCACCTGCATGGTGGATCGGGCCGAACGCGTGATGGATGTGATCTGA
- a CDS encoding redox protein: MFELLAYERFRDTPSVRFFDVTVDTSNARDLVIHSGPAVSPPNDPESGAWQFYLHPHQEDNLLAASGGRTFFLVNLAWEKPFHIVRLESGGDILRIPPGTFHRSISDPDGSVVLNQAVREEGASLVQEFRVYNSAEIPALMAATLSSAPKPQLHGVEPLLQAA, encoded by the coding sequence ATGTTTGAACTGCTGGCCTACGAGCGCTTCCGCGACACCCCGTCGGTTCGTTTTTTCGACGTCACCGTGGACACCTCGAATGCGCGCGACCTGGTGATTCACAGCGGCCCGGCCGTGTCGCCTCCCAATGATCCTGAGAGCGGAGCCTGGCAGTTTTATCTGCATCCCCATCAGGAAGACAATCTGCTTGCGGCCAGTGGCGGCAGAACCTTCTTCTTGGTGAACCTGGCCTGGGAAAAGCCATTTCACATCGTTCGGCTCGAGAGCGGTGGTGACATCCTTCGTATCCCCCCCGGCACCTTCCACCGCTCGATCTCCGATCCCGATGGTTCCGTCGTTTTGAACCAGGCGGTCCGTGAGGAAGGCGCTTCTCTGGTGCAGGAATTTCGCGTCTACAACAGCGCTGAGATTCCGGCCTTGATGGCAGCCACCCTGAGCTCGGCTCCGAAGCCCCAGTTGCATGGGGTGGAACCTCTGCTTCAGGCGGCCTGA
- a CDS encoding transglutaminase family protein, which translates to MRALIVHRLTYRYEAPVYLGEHRLCLRPRGQGFQTLLEHQLSVLPEPEQRRELVAASGDEIQRLRFLGSTDELIFEARSLVETRPAPPLESCFNGLEPPLPYPQGQLNSDLQGALEGWLPNGQHEPAAIELTQEALMGSNQQTLAFLKQLIELIQERVKYTQRHVGPAWPAGRTLRERIGSCRDLAMLMVACCRVVGLPARFVSGYQLQQPPPKDYDLHAWAEVYLPGAGWRGFDPSAGMEVNDRYVVLATSSKPELTAAVSGSFSGPPGTTSELNWQIQINEESSGTETSSRNLVQAA; encoded by the coding sequence ATGCGCGCTCTCATCGTTCACCGCCTGACGTATCGGTATGAAGCCCCGGTGTATTTGGGGGAGCATCGCCTCTGTCTAAGACCCCGGGGGCAAGGTTTCCAGACCCTTCTGGAGCATCAACTCAGCGTGCTGCCGGAACCGGAACAACGTCGGGAACTGGTGGCCGCCAGCGGCGACGAAATCCAACGGCTCCGCTTTCTGGGCAGCACAGATGAACTGATCTTTGAAGCCCGCAGCCTGGTGGAGACCCGACCGGCACCTCCGCTAGAGAGCTGCTTCAACGGACTCGAACCACCCTTGCCTTACCCGCAAGGCCAGCTCAACAGCGATCTGCAGGGAGCCTTGGAAGGCTGGTTGCCCAATGGCCAGCACGAACCTGCGGCCATCGAGCTCACCCAGGAAGCGCTGATGGGAAGCAACCAGCAGACCCTGGCCTTTCTGAAGCAACTGATTGAACTGATTCAAGAGCGGGTGAAATACACACAACGCCATGTGGGGCCGGCCTGGCCCGCGGGCCGAACCCTGCGCGAGCGGATCGGCTCCTGCCGTGATCTGGCCATGTTGATGGTGGCCTGCTGCCGCGTGGTGGGTCTTCCCGCCCGCTTCGTGAGCGGCTATCAACTGCAGCAACCTCCTCCGAAGGACTACGACCTGCATGCCTGGGCGGAGGTCTATCTGCCAGGAGCGGGCTGGCGCGGCTTTGACCCCAGTGCCGGCATGGAAGTCAACGATCGCTATGTGGTGCTGGCCACCTCGTCCAAGCCGGAACTCACCGCAGCCGTGAGCGGCAGCTTCAGTGGTCCCCCCGGAACCACAAGTGAACTGAATTGGCAGATACAAATCAATGAGGAAAGCTCCGGAACGGAGACCTCCTCACGCAACCTGGTTCAGGCCGCCTGA
- a CDS encoding sodium:solute symporter family protein yields MSADSVPFLQPGIAWALVVLFSVLWVALGITWGRRGQGNADDYMLAGRNIGLALSTATLMASWVTGNTTLLAPEFGYKTGLWGMFSYALAGLGLILFAPLASRIKQLMPNGRTSGDFIRLRYGRLAWWVFMLITAVYTLGFLMTQAMGAGLLLQALSGFDYHVGMVVVIGVATVYTLFGGMRAVIGTDFIQSLLIMVLLAVVAVLAFRQFPMPEVHASLLARHPDRLDLLLPAGLLIAWNSALFSMGEVFHNNIWWSRVFASRRSVVMTSFVLGGIAWMSVPMVTGSIGLVALARELPLEQVNMVFPVMAADLLGAGGAALVFVVVFASLTSTLDSLLASTADLLAEDVYFRLLRPQASDLQLKQAARLMVVGLAVVTLALSWPRLDSLASVLFFTGALVASTVWPVACGLYWRTANRTAAIAAMLAGSVVGLLSYVLIAPYCAAVFSAAVSAVVMLMGSRIWPERFDFTLLQEEG; encoded by the coding sequence ATGTCCGCTGACTCGGTTCCCTTCCTTCAGCCCGGGATCGCCTGGGCGTTGGTGGTGCTGTTCTCTGTTCTCTGGGTGGCGCTCGGGATTACCTGGGGCCGGCGCGGTCAAGGCAATGCCGACGACTACATGCTGGCGGGGCGCAACATCGGGCTGGCCCTGAGTACGGCCACGTTGATGGCTTCCTGGGTCACCGGCAACACCACCCTGCTCGCCCCTGAATTTGGCTACAAAACCGGCCTCTGGGGCATGTTCAGCTATGCCCTGGCCGGGCTTGGCCTGATTTTGTTCGCCCCCCTGGCTTCGCGGATCAAGCAACTGATGCCCAACGGGCGCACCAGCGGCGACTTCATTCGCCTGCGCTACGGGCGTCTGGCCTGGTGGGTGTTCATGCTGATCACCGCGGTCTACACCCTGGGCTTTCTGATGACCCAGGCGATGGGTGCTGGCCTGCTGCTGCAGGCCCTTTCAGGCTTCGATTACCACGTGGGAATGGTGGTGGTGATTGGTGTCGCCACCGTGTACACCCTGTTCGGCGGGATGCGGGCCGTGATCGGCACCGATTTCATTCAGTCGCTGTTGATCATGGTGCTGCTGGCGGTGGTGGCGGTGCTCGCCTTCCGGCAATTCCCTATGCCCGAGGTGCATGCTTCCTTGCTGGCTCGGCATCCCGATCGGCTTGATCTGCTGTTGCCGGCGGGCTTGTTGATTGCCTGGAATTCCGCCCTCTTTTCCATGGGCGAAGTGTTTCACAACAACATCTGGTGGTCCCGGGTCTTCGCCAGTCGGCGTTCGGTGGTGATGACCTCTTTTGTATTGGGGGGAATCGCCTGGATGAGCGTGCCGATGGTGACGGGTTCCATCGGCCTGGTGGCCCTGGCGCGTGAGTTGCCCCTCGAGCAGGTGAACATGGTGTTCCCAGTGATGGCGGCTGATCTGCTCGGGGCTGGCGGTGCGGCTTTGGTGTTTGTGGTGGTGTTTGCCTCGCTCACCTCCACCCTGGACTCGCTGCTGGCGTCCACCGCCGATCTGCTGGCGGAGGATGTCTATTTTCGCCTGTTGCGGCCCCAGGCCAGTGACCTGCAGTTGAAGCAGGCGGCGCGGCTGATGGTGGTGGGGTTGGCCGTCGTCACCCTGGCGCTCTCCTGGCCGAGGTTGGATTCGCTGGCGTCGGTGCTGTTCTTCACCGGTGCCCTGGTGGCCTCCACGGTCTGGCCTGTGGCGTGCGGTTTGTATTGGCGCACGGCCAACCGCACGGCTGCTATCGCGGCCATGCTTGCCGGCAGCGTTGTGGGCCTGCTCTCCTATGTACTGATCGCGCCCTATTGCGCTGCTGTGTTTTCGGCGGCCGTGTCGGCGGTTGTGATGCTCATGGGCAGTCGGATCTGGCCGGAACGCTTTGACTTCACCTTGTTGCAGGAGGAGGGATGA
- the moaA gene encoding GTP 3',8-cyclase MoaA encodes MSTSLPLADRFNRPIGVLRLSLTARCNLACPYCCPDVEEPPGLLTLEQQLRVIRVAASLGAQTLRLTGGEPLLSRRLLPLLEAVAQARRDRSDPIAGLQSVALTSNGVLLSEPMARALRAAGLDRITISLDAAEGEAAARMAGLQGGAVAGDRLVRQVQDGIAAAQAAGFDPSFGELKLNAVIQRGINDDQLLPLAALARQQGVELRLIEYMDVGNRNQWTLDQVLPAAQMLERIHARWPLEPMGRPRGGTARRWRYGDGAGSIGVIASISEPFCGDCNRLRVTADGQAFTCLFSADGTDLKPALASELQLEQAMRQLWQRRQDRYSEERDPAAAASTHAEMAYLGG; translated from the coding sequence ATGAGCACTTCGCTGCCGCTCGCTGATCGTTTCAACCGGCCCATCGGGGTCCTGCGGCTGTCGCTCACGGCCCGTTGCAATCTCGCCTGTCCGTACTGCTGTCCGGATGTGGAGGAGCCCCCTGGCTTGCTCACGCTTGAGCAGCAGCTGCGCGTCATTCGTGTGGCTGCGAGCTTGGGGGCACAGACGCTACGGCTCACCGGTGGAGAGCCGTTGTTGAGCCGGCGCTTGTTGCCTTTGCTGGAGGCGGTGGCGCAGGCCCGGCGGGATCGTTCGGATCCGATCGCCGGTCTTCAGTCGGTGGCGCTCACCAGCAACGGGGTGCTGTTGTCGGAACCGATGGCGCGGGCGTTGCGTGCCGCAGGGCTGGATCGCATCACCATCAGCCTCGATGCAGCGGAAGGGGAGGCAGCGGCGCGTATGGCTGGTCTCCAGGGTGGCGCCGTGGCTGGGGACCGCCTGGTGCGCCAAGTGCAGGACGGCATCGCGGCGGCACAGGCCGCTGGTTTTGACCCCTCATTCGGTGAGCTCAAGCTCAATGCTGTGATCCAACGGGGGATCAATGACGATCAGCTGCTGCCCTTGGCCGCTTTGGCTCGGCAGCAGGGGGTGGAGCTGCGCTTGATCGAGTACATGGATGTGGGCAACCGCAACCAGTGGACGCTGGATCAGGTGCTGCCGGCGGCGCAGATGCTGGAGCGTATTCACGCCCGTTGGCCCCTTGAACCTATGGGTCGTCCGCGGGGTGGGACGGCCCGACGTTGGCGCTATGGCGATGGTGCAGGATCCATCGGTGTGATCGCCTCTATCAGTGAGCCGTTCTGCGGCGATTGCAACCGGTTGCGTGTCACCGCCGATGGGCAGGCGTTCACCTGTTTGTTCTCGGCTGATGGCACGGATCTCAAGCCCGCGCTCGCGTCGGAGCTCCAGCTTGAGCAGGCCATGCGCCAGCTCTGGCAGCGGCGCCAAGACCGCTATAGCGAGGAGCGTGATCCAGCCGCCGCTGCGTCAACCCATGCGGAAATGGCGTACCTGGGGGGCTGA
- a CDS encoding molybdenum cofactor guanylyltransferase → MLSGGSSRRMGRDKALLPHPSGGVWLTALVDQLLPLGHPVQVLSRHAEHAALLAHRPGCSVQLELPPWNGPLQALAKVLSPMPGEALLVLPVDMPRLRTAVVQQLIAAWNRAPEQAAVAHDGQRLQPLLAVIPSGSPFRSCLDQQLQRGELRWMDWLTRVPHQTVRLPAEALLNANCPADLAALKE, encoded by the coding sequence TTGCTCAGTGGCGGAAGCAGCCGTCGCATGGGGCGTGACAAGGCGCTGTTGCCGCATCCCTCTGGCGGTGTCTGGCTCACGGCCCTGGTCGACCAGCTGCTGCCCCTCGGCCATCCGGTACAGGTGCTGAGTCGTCATGCCGAGCACGCAGCGCTTCTGGCCCACCGGCCCGGATGTTCCGTACAGCTGGAGCTCCCTCCCTGGAATGGCCCCCTGCAGGCGTTGGCCAAGGTGCTGTCTCCGATGCCCGGCGAGGCCTTGCTGGTGCTGCCGGTGGATATGCCCCGTTTGCGCACCGCTGTTGTCCAGCAGCTCATCGCAGCCTGGAATCGTGCCCCGGAGCAAGCAGCGGTGGCTCATGACGGGCAACGGCTTCAGCCGTTGCTGGCGGTGATCCCCTCAGGTTCTCCCTTCCGCTCCTGCCTTGATCAGCAACTCCAACGCGGAGAGTTGCGCTGGATGGATTGGTTGACCCGCGTTCCCCATCAGACGGTGCGCTTGCCTGCAGAAGCTTTGTTGAATGCCAACTGCCCTGCAGATCTGGCAGCGTTGAAGGAATGA